The following are from one region of the Carnobacterium gallinarum DSM 4847 genome:
- the mgsA gene encoding methylglyoxal synthase, with translation MNIALIAHDRKKELMIELTIAYQEILKKHTLYATGTTGKRIIEATGLDVHRFKSGPLGGDQQIGALISEDKMDMVLFLRDPLAAQPHEPDVTALIRLSDVYEIPLATNIGTAEILLRGLDSGFADWREIKNQNTGEILDI, from the coding sequence ATGAATATTGCTTTGATTGCTCACGATCGAAAAAAAGAATTAATGATTGAATTAACGATTGCTTATCAAGAAATTCTAAAAAAACATACTTTATACGCTACTGGTACAACTGGAAAGCGTATTATTGAAGCAACAGGTTTGGATGTTCATCGATTTAAATCAGGTCCATTAGGAGGCGATCAACAAATTGGTGCGTTAATTTCGGAAGATAAAATGGATATGGTACTTTTTTTACGTGATCCATTAGCGGCCCAACCTCATGAACCAGATGTGACGGCCTTAATTCGTTTAAGTGATGTTTATGAAATTCCTCTAGCGACAAATATAGGCACAGCTGAAATCTTATTACGTGGTTTAGACTCTGGTTTCGCTGACTGGAGAGAAATAAAAAATCAAAATACTGGAGAAATTTTAGATATTTAA
- a CDS encoding MFS transporter, translating into MRKNSYFSTVLALYINYILQGMAAIILAQNMVPLMAQLNTNAAGISWVISAIGIGRILILYFAGRMSDQYGRKLIVWLGMLSYVIFFGGLLISQNVWMAIFFTLFAGFANALLDTGTYPALLEAYPNSNGFMSVLNKAFISLGQLFLPILVGFLVANNLYYGYSFILCLVAIIANLLFMWKRRFPKMVQTDSVAEEVATTPTPSKFKQKPKFWIEGIALTLFGFTSVSTFNIIVLWLPRYAENLAQMSKPSSLMLISLYSIGSLISVFATAFAVKKWIQPIQMIVFCSLASLLVLVLMVFFPTPLGCSIAAFGIGIFSSGGIWQLALSILLEFFPKNKGRMTSYYTLMTSFSVMLIPLITGYLSEYNVLYVMLFNCGVTLIGVFISLLVAIRYHKLVEPNEKNRTLANVIE; encoded by the coding sequence ATGCGTAAGAATTCCTATTTTTCAACTGTATTGGCTCTGTATATCAACTATATTTTACAGGGGATGGCGGCGATTATTTTAGCCCAAAATATGGTGCCGTTAATGGCGCAACTAAATACGAATGCAGCGGGTATCTCATGGGTCATCTCGGCAATTGGAATCGGTCGGATTTTAATCTTGTATTTTGCTGGACGGATGTCCGATCAGTACGGTCGAAAGTTAATTGTTTGGCTAGGTATGTTGAGTTATGTGATTTTCTTTGGTGGTTTGTTGATTAGTCAGAATGTTTGGATGGCCATCTTTTTCACATTGTTTGCAGGATTCGCTAATGCGTTATTAGATACAGGAACCTATCCAGCCTTATTAGAGGCATATCCTAATTCTAATGGGTTCATGAGTGTTTTAAATAAAGCTTTTATTTCACTAGGTCAGTTATTTTTACCTATTTTAGTCGGTTTTCTAGTTGCTAATAATCTTTATTACGGCTATAGCTTTATCTTGTGTTTAGTTGCAATTATTGCTAATTTACTCTTTATGTGGAAAAGACGTTTCCCCAAGATGGTACAGACGGATTCAGTAGCAGAAGAAGTTGCTACAACCCCCACGCCGTCAAAATTTAAACAAAAACCAAAATTCTGGATTGAAGGAATTGCTTTAACTCTATTTGGTTTTACTTCAGTTTCAACTTTTAATATTATTGTTTTGTGGTTGCCACGGTATGCAGAGAATCTAGCACAGATGTCAAAACCAAGTTCATTGATGTTAATTAGTTTGTATAGTATTGGGTCGTTAATCTCTGTTTTTGCAACAGCATTCGCAGTAAAAAAATGGATACAGCCCATTCAGATGATTGTTTTCTGTTCCTTAGCTTCATTATTAGTCTTAGTGTTGATGGTTTTCTTCCCAACGCCTCTAGGCTGTAGTATTGCTGCTTTTGGAATTGGAATTTTTTCTTCCGGGGGTATTTGGCAATTAGCTTTATCGATTTTATTAGAATTCTTCCCTAAAAACAAAGGGCGAATGACCAGTTATTATACTTTAATGACTTCGTTTTCTGTTATGTTAATTCCTTTAATTACTGGATACTTAAGTGAATATAATGTTCTGTATGTAATGTTGTTTAATTGTGGGGTTACATTGATAGGTGTCTTCATTTCATTACTTGTAGCCATTCGTTATCATAAATTAGTGGAACCTAATGAAAAAAATAGAACTTTAGCAAATGTTATTGAGTAA